The following proteins are encoded in a genomic region of Oncorhynchus gorbuscha isolate QuinsamMale2020 ecotype Even-year linkage group LG11, OgorEven_v1.0, whole genome shotgun sequence:
- the LOC124048907 gene encoding 14 kDa phosphohistidine phosphatase-like, with the protein MCTQTKAAALIANIPEAEIDPTGVFKYVLIRVHSKEDGDDSSVDIVRGYAWAEYHADIYDKVAEELEKGGHLDCECIGGGRIKHDCQSKKIHVYGYSMGFGKANHAVSTEKLKVRYPKYEITWADEGY; encoded by the exons ATGTGTACTCAAACGAAGGCTGCTGCTCTCATTGCGAACATTCCAGAGGCAGAAATCGACCCGACTGGTGTGTTCAAATACGTTCTCATTCGAGTACACAGTAAAGAAGACGGCGACGACTCGAGCGTAGATATTGTACGTGGATATGCCTGGGCCGAATATCATG CTGATATCTATGACAAGGTAGCAGAGGAGCTTGAGAAAGGAGGGCACCTAGATTGTGAATGTATTGGAGGAGGAAGGATTAAGCATGACTGCCAGTCAAAGAAGATCCACGTCTATGGCTACTCCATG GGCTTCGGAAAAGCAAATCACGCTGTTTCCACAGAGAAACTGAAGGTGCGCTACCCTAAATACGAGATCACCTGGGCTGATGAGGGATATTGA